One Equus caballus isolate H_3958 breed thoroughbred chromosome 14, TB-T2T, whole genome shotgun sequence DNA segment encodes these proteins:
- the CCDC112 gene encoding coiled-coil domain-containing protein 112 isoform X2: protein MAALTTVVVAAAATAVAGAVAGAGATPGTGVGAAPVPQQSDGCFGTSGGIRPFQLQNWKQKVSRTKKAEFIRTAEKFKNQVINIEKDKHSHFYNQKSDFRIEHGMLEELENKLINSRKAEIVEKLREMMEEIENAINTFKEEQRLIYEELIKEEKTTDNELSAISRKIDTWAMGNSETEKAFRATSSKVPVDKVTPSTVPEEVVDFEKFLQQTGGRQGGWDDYDHQNFVKVRNKHKGKPTFMGEVLEHLPGRTQDEVQQHEKWYQKFLALEERKKESIQNWKTKKQQKKEEIFKFKEKAENIPMLFHNKQENNQKQKEEQRKKQKLAVEAWKKQKSIEMSMKYASQLKEEEEKEKKQQKERQRQFKLKLLLESYTQQKKEQEEFLRLEKEIREKTEKAEKRKTAAEEISRFQERDLHKLELKILDRQSKEDEKAEKQRRLAKLKEKVENNVSRDPSRLYRPTKGWEERTKKIGPTGSGPLLHIPHRAIPTWRQGV from the exons ATGGCCGCCCTGACGACGGTCGTGGTGGCGGCGGCGGCCACCGCTGTAGCCGGGGCTGTGGCGGGGGCGGGCGCGACCCCCGGGACCGGCGTGGGAGCAGCGCCTGTGCCGCAACAG AGTGATGGATGTTTTGGTACTTCAGGTGGAATTCGTCCTTTTCAGCTTCAAAACTGGAAGCAGAAAGTTAGTCGGACTAAGAAAGCAGAATTTATACGCAcagcagaaaaatttaaaaatca AGTTATTAacatagaaaaagataaacacagtCATTTCTACAACCAAAAGAGTGACTTCAGAATTGAGCATGGTATGCtggaagaattggaaaataagttGATTAACAGCAGGAAAGCAGAAA ttgttgaaaagctcagagaaatgatggaagaaattgaaaatgcAATTAACACTTTTAAGGAAGAGCAGAGGTTGAT atatgAAGAGctcattaaagaagaaaaaacaactgATAATGAGTTGAGTGCCATATCAAGAAAAATTGACACATGGGCTATGGGTaattcagagacagagaaagctttCAGAGCAACGTCAAGCAAAGTTCCTGTAGACAAAGTAACACCAAGTACTGTTCCAGAAGAAGTGGTAGATTTTGAAAAATTCCTCCAGCAAACAGGAGGGCGGCAAGGGGGCTGGGATGATTATGATCACCAGAACTTTGTAAAGGTGAGAAACAAACATAAAGGGAAGCCAACATTTATGGGAGAAGTTCTGGAACACCTTCCTGGAAGAACACAGGATGAAGTTCAACAGCATGAGAAATGGTATCAAAAATTTCTGGccctagaagaaagaaaaaaagag TCTATTCAGAATTGGAAAAccaaaaagcagcaaaaaaaggaggaaattttcaagtttaaagaaaaggcagagaacaTACCTATGCTTTTtcataataaacaagaaaataatcaaaagcaaaaagaagaacaaagaaagaagcagaaattggCAGTTGAAGcttggaaaaaacagaaaagtatagAAATGTCAATGAAATATGCTTCCCagttaaaagaagaggaagagaaagagaaaaagcaacagaaagagcGCCAGCGCCAGTTTAAGCTAAAATTACTACTAGAAAGTTACACccagcagaagaaagaacaggaagaaTTTTTGAGACTTGAAAAGGAGATaagggaaaagacagaaaaggcagaaaaaaggaaaactgctgCTGAGGAAATTTCCAGGTTTCAAGAAAGA GATTTACATAAACTTGAATTGAAAATTCTGGATAGACAGTCAAAGGAagatgaaaaggcagaaaaacaaagaagactggcaaaattaaaggaaaag GTTGAAAACAATGTCAGTAGAGATCCCTCTAGACTTTACAGACCTACCAAAGGTTGGGAAGAACGGACCAAAAAGATAGGACCAACAGGCTCTGGGCCACTTCTGCATATCCCACATAG GGCTATTCCAACCTGGAGACAAGGAGTTTAA
- the CCDC112 gene encoding coiled-coil domain-containing protein 112 isoform X1 produces the protein MAALTTVVVAAAATAVAGAVAGAGATPGTGVGAAPVPQQSDGCFGTSGGIRPFQLQNWKQKVSRTKKAEFIRTAEKFKNQVINIEKDKHSHFYNQKSDFRIEHGMLEELENKLINSRKAERAKIQQQLAKIHNNVKKLQHQLKDVKPTPDFVEKLREMMEEIENAINTFKEEQRLIYEELIKEEKTTDNELSAISRKIDTWAMGNSETEKAFRATSSKVPVDKVTPSTVPEEVVDFEKFLQQTGGRQGGWDDYDHQNFVKVRNKHKGKPTFMGEVLEHLPGRTQDEVQQHEKWYQKFLALEERKKESIQNWKTKKQQKKEEIFKFKEKAENIPMLFHNKQENNQKQKEEQRKKQKLAVEAWKKQKSIEMSMKYASQLKEEEEKEKKQQKERQRQFKLKLLLESYTQQKKEQEEFLRLEKEIREKTEKAEKRKTAAEEISRFQERDLHKLELKILDRQSKEDEKAEKQRRLAKLKEKVENNVSRDPSRLYRPTKGWEERTKKIGPTGSGPLLHIPHRAIPTWRQGV, from the exons ATGGCCGCCCTGACGACGGTCGTGGTGGCGGCGGCGGCCACCGCTGTAGCCGGGGCTGTGGCGGGGGCGGGCGCGACCCCCGGGACCGGCGTGGGAGCAGCGCCTGTGCCGCAACAG AGTGATGGATGTTTTGGTACTTCAGGTGGAATTCGTCCTTTTCAGCTTCAAAACTGGAAGCAGAAAGTTAGTCGGACTAAGAAAGCAGAATTTATACGCAcagcagaaaaatttaaaaatca AGTTATTAacatagaaaaagataaacacagtCATTTCTACAACCAAAAGAGTGACTTCAGAATTGAGCATGGTATGCtggaagaattggaaaataagttGATTAACAGCAGGAAAGCAGAAA GAGCAAAAATCCAGCAACAATTGGCCAAAATACATAACAATGTAAAGAAACTTCAGCATCAGTTAAAAGATGTGAAGCCTACACCTGATT ttgttgaaaagctcagagaaatgatggaagaaattgaaaatgcAATTAACACTTTTAAGGAAGAGCAGAGGTTGAT atatgAAGAGctcattaaagaagaaaaaacaactgATAATGAGTTGAGTGCCATATCAAGAAAAATTGACACATGGGCTATGGGTaattcagagacagagaaagctttCAGAGCAACGTCAAGCAAAGTTCCTGTAGACAAAGTAACACCAAGTACTGTTCCAGAAGAAGTGGTAGATTTTGAAAAATTCCTCCAGCAAACAGGAGGGCGGCAAGGGGGCTGGGATGATTATGATCACCAGAACTTTGTAAAGGTGAGAAACAAACATAAAGGGAAGCCAACATTTATGGGAGAAGTTCTGGAACACCTTCCTGGAAGAACACAGGATGAAGTTCAACAGCATGAGAAATGGTATCAAAAATTTCTGGccctagaagaaagaaaaaaagag TCTATTCAGAATTGGAAAAccaaaaagcagcaaaaaaaggaggaaattttcaagtttaaagaaaaggcagagaacaTACCTATGCTTTTtcataataaacaagaaaataatcaaaagcaaaaagaagaacaaagaaagaagcagaaattggCAGTTGAAGcttggaaaaaacagaaaagtatagAAATGTCAATGAAATATGCTTCCCagttaaaagaagaggaagagaaagagaaaaagcaacagaaagagcGCCAGCGCCAGTTTAAGCTAAAATTACTACTAGAAAGTTACACccagcagaagaaagaacaggaagaaTTTTTGAGACTTGAAAAGGAGATaagggaaaagacagaaaaggcagaaaaaaggaaaactgctgCTGAGGAAATTTCCAGGTTTCAAGAAAGA GATTTACATAAACTTGAATTGAAAATTCTGGATAGACAGTCAAAGGAagatgaaaaggcagaaaaacaaagaagactggcaaaattaaaggaaaag GTTGAAAACAATGTCAGTAGAGATCCCTCTAGACTTTACAGACCTACCAAAGGTTGGGAAGAACGGACCAAAAAGATAGGACCAACAGGCTCTGGGCCACTTCTGCATATCCCACATAG GGCTATTCCAACCTGGAGACAAGGAGTTTAA